The Flavobacterium faecale genome has a segment encoding these proteins:
- a CDS encoding LytR/AlgR family response regulator transcription factor: MNCIIVDDEEMARAIMSQFVANYTDLTQLGDFSSPIDAIKFLNQKEVDVIFLDIHMPNFTGFDFIQTIKNPPNIILVTSDRNFAIEAFEYSCIVDYLVKPITEARFLKAIQKLSVSKPASPAVALESDSKVIHEEGSNDFYVNVDRRLIKINFESVNLIEAKGDYIHIKTEAKNYIVHSTLKKIEDKLPSDLFLKVHRSFIINIKKIVDIEDNSVLIAKDVVPVSRSNRAELLNRLNVL, from the coding sequence ATGAATTGCATTATTGTAGACGATGAAGAAATGGCAAGAGCCATTATGAGCCAATTTGTTGCCAACTATACCGATTTGACACAATTGGGAGATTTTTCTAGTCCGATTGATGCGATAAAATTCTTGAACCAAAAGGAAGTGGATGTAATCTTCTTAGACATCCACATGCCCAATTTTACTGGCTTTGATTTTATTCAAACCATTAAAAACCCTCCAAACATAATCTTAGTTACCTCTGACCGTAATTTTGCTATAGAAGCTTTTGAATACAGCTGTATCGTTGATTATTTGGTAAAACCTATCACCGAAGCTAGATTTTTGAAGGCCATTCAAAAATTATCTGTTTCCAAACCAGCGAGTCCTGCAGTAGCACTTGAGTCTGATTCCAAAGTAATCCATGAAGAGGGTTCAAATGATTTTTATGTTAATGTTGATCGTCGCTTGATAAAAATAAACTTTGAATCGGTTAATTTGATTGAAGCAAAAGGAGACTATATCCACATAAAAACAGAGGCGAAAAATTACATCGTTCACTCAACCTTAAAAAAGATTGAAGATAAACTACCTTCAGATTTATTTTTGAAAGTCCATCGTTCCTTTATTATCAATATTAAGAAAATTGTTGATATCGAGGACAATAGTGTTTTGATCGCAAAAGATGTTGTTCCAGTAAGCCGTTCAAACCGAGCTGAACTTTTAAATAGATTAAATGTTCTTTAA
- a CDS encoding histidine kinase, with product METPNLNYINDLSGDNQEFKNKLIGILKRELPLEVELYENELKNGDYIQAALAVHKLKHKVSILGLEKSYYIASDYEDNLKEKSLVLKEDFENLLKAMQEFVIQL from the coding sequence ATGGAAACACCTAATTTAAACTACATCAACGATCTATCTGGAGATAACCAGGAATTTAAAAATAAACTAATCGGTATTTTAAAAAGAGAGCTGCCTCTTGAAGTGGAATTATACGAAAATGAACTAAAAAATGGAGACTATATTCAAGCTGCTTTAGCAGTTCACAAATTAAAGCACAAAGTTTCTATACTTGGTCTCGAAAAAAGTTATTATATTGCTTCAGATTATGAAGATAATTTGAAAGAGAAGTCCTTGGTCCTGAAAGAAGATTTTGAAAATTTATTAAAGGCGATGCAGGAGTTTGTAATACAATTATAA
- a CDS encoding sensor histidine kinase, giving the protein MHSLLKRQIDKKLKGGLNDLDIFLVAINDSYQNYESQIEMLQRAMKISSDELFEANQRLRDEAESLKDVNKNLQVILDSMSLDSELTSKMDDFDSTEYIKQQSMEIVKINKQREELLFNLEKQNQALSEYAHMVSHDLKAPLRSIDTLINWFMQDNQEMMTDTNKKSLNVILSNVEKMDLLIKGILNYSSVETQNSEDRMIDLNVLVDDILKTIDIKENVSVNILNDLPVLEGNDFRYKQLFQNLIQNAIKYNDKSEVVIDISSTETDNEITFAIKDNGMGIPEAYQTKIFDVFTKLQNDGMSSGIGLSIVKKIIQFYKGKIWLESQVKVGTTFYFTIPKDNGNT; this is encoded by the coding sequence ATGCACTCACTGCTAAAAAGACAAATAGATAAAAAATTAAAAGGAGGTCTCAATGATTTGGACATTTTTTTGGTAGCAATTAATGATTCGTACCAAAATTATGAAAGTCAGATTGAGATGCTGCAACGGGCCATGAAAATTAGTTCTGACGAACTTTTTGAAGCCAATCAAAGGTTGAGAGATGAGGCAGAAAGTCTAAAAGATGTCAATAAAAATCTTCAAGTTATTCTGGACTCTATGAGTCTAGACTCTGAACTTACCTCCAAGATGGATGATTTTGATTCTACTGAATATATCAAGCAACAATCGATGGAGATTGTCAAAATCAATAAGCAGAGAGAAGAATTGTTATTTAATCTTGAAAAACAAAATCAAGCCTTAAGTGAGTATGCACACATGGTATCTCATGATCTAAAAGCGCCCTTGCGTAGCATTGACACTTTGATCAACTGGTTTATGCAAGACAATCAAGAGATGATGACTGATACGAATAAAAAGTCATTAAACGTGATTTTGTCGAATGTGGAAAAGATGGATTTGCTGATTAAAGGAATTTTAAATTACTCTTCGGTTGAAACGCAAAATAGCGAAGATCGTATGATTGATTTAAATGTCTTGGTAGACGATATCTTGAAAACGATTGATATTAAAGAGAATGTTTCAGTAAATATATTAAATGATTTACCTGTTTTGGAAGGGAATGACTTCCGATATAAACAGTTATTTCAAAACCTGATTCAAAACGCCATTAAATACAACGATAAAAGCGAAGTGGTAATTGATATTTCTAGCACGGAAACGGACAACGAAATAACTTTTGCTATAAAGGATAACGGAATGGGAATACCCGAGGCGTATCAAACCAAAATATTTGATGTTTTTACCAAATTGCAAAATGATGGTATGTCATCAGGAATTGGGTTATCGATAGTCAAAAAAATTATTCAATTCTATAAAGGAAAAATTTGGCTCGAAAGTCAAGTCAAAGTTGGAACAACATTTTATTTTACAATACCTAAAGATAATGGAAACACCTAA
- a CDS encoding FIST signal transduction protein, whose amino-acid sequence MKIIQASKELNTNWHYFHEKTTLINPLVLVFGNRFLLEKPEVIASIRAEFPYEHIVFGSSAGEIVCCNVNDDSVSVTAIEFEKSTFIVERENVLNHNKDAKALGEVLFEKMPKENLKHIFVLSEGSFSNGSSLINGLEENKEEQITLTGGMCGDNARFEKTLASYKEDPKEGEVILIGFYGDTLEITKASYGGWITFGPERVITKSEGNILYEIDGQPALDLYKKYLGEKSNELPQASLLYPLNVTPVGKSEPVVRTILNINDEDQSMILAGDVPVNSRVQLMMASVDGIAAGAQTAAEYAMKDRKNKPEVALIVSCIGRKLVMSQRVEEELEQVKEIVGEKVPLAGFYSYGEIAPFNGSTSCELHNQTMTLTLISE is encoded by the coding sequence ATGAAAATCATTCAAGCATCTAAAGAATTAAATACAAATTGGCATTATTTTCATGAAAAAACAACTTTAATAAACCCTTTAGTATTAGTGTTTGGAAATCGTTTTTTACTCGAAAAACCAGAAGTAATTGCTAGTATACGTGCTGAGTTTCCTTATGAGCATATAGTGTTTGGATCAAGTGCTGGCGAAATTGTATGTTGCAATGTCAATGATGATAGTGTCTCAGTTACAGCAATTGAGTTCGAAAAATCTACTTTTATTGTAGAACGTGAAAATGTTTTAAATCATAATAAAGACGCTAAAGCACTTGGTGAAGTATTGTTTGAGAAGATGCCAAAGGAAAATTTGAAGCATATATTTGTGCTTTCAGAAGGGAGTTTTAGCAACGGAAGTTCACTTATCAATGGTTTAGAAGAAAATAAAGAAGAGCAAATTACCCTCACGGGTGGTATGTGCGGGGATAATGCACGTTTTGAAAAAACTCTTGCTTCGTACAAAGAAGATCCAAAAGAAGGGGAAGTTATCTTGATTGGTTTTTATGGCGATACGCTTGAAATTACCAAAGCGAGTTATGGCGGTTGGATAACGTTTGGTCCTGAGCGTGTTATAACCAAATCTGAAGGGAATATATTATACGAGATTGATGGGCAACCAGCATTGGATTTATATAAAAAATATTTGGGCGAAAAATCAAATGAGTTACCGCAAGCTTCATTGCTGTATCCGTTAAACGTTACGCCAGTAGGGAAAAGCGAGCCAGTGGTGCGTACGATCTTAAATATTAATGATGAAGATCAGTCTATGATTTTGGCTGGTGATGTGCCGGTGAATTCAAGAGTGCAATTAATGATGGCTTCTGTTGATGGTATTGCTGCGGGAGCACAAACTGCTGCTGAATACGCAATGAAAGACAGAAAAAACAAACCAGAAGTGGCTTTGATCGTGAGTTGTATTGGTCGAAAATTGGTAATGAGTCAACGTGTGGAAGAAGAGCTGGAACAGGTAAAAGAGATTGTTGGAGAAAAAGTCCCTCTAGCAGGTTTCTATTCCTATGGTGAAATTGCACCTTTTAATGGTAGTACAAGTTGTGAACTACACAATCAAACCATGACATTAACCTTAATAAGCGAATAA
- a CDS encoding PAS domain S-box protein — protein MDGKGIKFDCKSFNRLFPFYIQLSPDLKILSFGQSLLKVCPDLKEGAMMNDFFEINRPHLDSLSFEEIMNNKEQHILLECIQNKLLLRGQFEFVDQTLLFVGSPWFTTMTEVIDRKLTVHDFAHHDPSLDLLHVLNNAENTSKELKDLLLTINKQRNQLKKDKEELNRLSYVASANKNGVVFTHLDGVIFWCNDAFSRLTGLTKEEIIGKTPLQVGKTDKTSKEEIHKMMEAFYKGESFEVELDHARKNENSFWARVKGQPIMDENNRPNQYFAILEDISLKKKYDESLEVEKEKYRSIIANMNLGLLEVDLNDTITLANQSYTDMSGFTRDELVGRKVNSLFLDAESQKLIASKDALRSDGITDSYEIKVLDKFNQQKTWLISGAPNYNIQGDLIGSIGIHLDITEKKEQEEQLYLLSLIAEKNINAVIVCDAKGVIEWVNTSFLTMSGYTNEEVIGQRPGKLLQGDESDKETIAYLGKQLSKGLPFNCELVNYSKKKKKYWVRIQGQALYDKSGKITKYFAIEEDISAQKLLEKQKGVLLDDLAKKNQELEDYAQIVSHDLKSPLRSIHSLINWIKEENADNFTIDTNKYFSLMENKVEKMDHLIEGILTYSKIDKGETKSENVNTNDIVSSIIDIIHIPEHIKVQINNQMPTIKADRFRIQQMFQNLIGNAVNYIDKKEGLVEIASEEFDNYYVFSVKDNGVGMPKEIHARIFETFKAYTTSKHSTGLGLSIVKKIVQFYKGEIWLESEVGTGTTFFVKLYK, from the coding sequence ATGGATGGAAAAGGAATAAAATTCGATTGTAAAAGTTTTAATAGATTATTTCCATTTTATATCCAATTGAGTCCAGATTTGAAGATTCTCAGCTTTGGACAAAGTTTATTAAAAGTGTGCCCGGATCTTAAAGAGGGTGCAATGATGAACGATTTTTTCGAAATAAATAGACCTCACCTTGATAGTCTAAGTTTTGAAGAAATAATGAACAATAAGGAGCAACATATTCTGCTTGAGTGTATCCAAAACAAATTATTACTTAGAGGTCAATTTGAATTTGTTGATCAAACCTTACTTTTTGTTGGTTCACCTTGGTTCACAACGATGACTGAGGTTATTGATAGAAAATTAACCGTACATGATTTTGCACATCACGATCCTTCATTAGATTTATTGCATGTCCTTAATAATGCAGAAAACACGTCAAAAGAGTTAAAAGACCTTTTGTTGACCATCAATAAACAACGCAACCAACTCAAAAAAGATAAAGAGGAATTAAACCGCCTGTCTTATGTTGCAAGTGCCAACAAAAATGGTGTCGTTTTTACGCACCTAGACGGTGTGATTTTTTGGTGTAATGATGCTTTCTCCAGATTAACGGGTTTAACCAAAGAAGAAATTATCGGAAAAACTCCTCTGCAAGTTGGTAAGACAGACAAAACCAGTAAAGAAGAAATCCATAAAATGATGGAAGCTTTTTACAAAGGCGAGTCGTTTGAAGTAGAGTTGGACCACGCTAGAAAAAATGAAAATTCTTTTTGGGCAAGAGTGAAAGGACAACCTATCATGGATGAAAATAATCGTCCAAATCAATATTTTGCTATTCTAGAAGATATATCCTTAAAAAAGAAATACGACGAAAGTCTAGAGGTAGAAAAAGAAAAATACCGTAGTATTATTGCAAATATGAATTTAGGCTTGCTAGAGGTAGATCTTAATGATACAATTACGCTAGCAAATCAAAGTTATACTGATATGAGTGGCTTCACTCGAGATGAATTAGTAGGAAGAAAGGTTAATTCTTTGTTTCTTGATGCGGAGAGTCAAAAACTTATTGCATCCAAAGATGCTTTGCGCTCTGATGGAATAACAGATTCGTACGAAATTAAAGTTCTGGATAAGTTTAATCAACAAAAAACATGGTTGATAAGCGGAGCTCCCAACTATAATATTCAGGGTGACTTAATAGGTTCTATCGGAATTCATTTAGATATTACTGAGAAAAAAGAGCAAGAAGAGCAATTGTACTTGCTGTCTCTCATAGCCGAAAAAAATATCAATGCCGTAATTGTTTGCGATGCCAAAGGAGTGATAGAATGGGTAAATACTAGTTTCTTGACGATGTCAGGGTACACCAATGAGGAAGTTATTGGTCAGCGACCTGGTAAATTATTGCAGGGAGATGAATCAGACAAGGAGACTATTGCTTATTTAGGGAAGCAGCTTTCAAAAGGGTTGCCATTCAATTGCGAATTAGTTAATTATTCGAAAAAGAAAAAGAAATACTGGGTTCGTATTCAAGGGCAAGCATTATATGACAAGTCAGGTAAAATAACCAAATATTTTGCGATTGAAGAAGATATATCTGCTCAAAAGCTTTTAGAAAAACAAAAAGGTGTGCTTCTTGATGATTTGGCTAAGAAAAATCAAGAATTAGAAGATTATGCACAAATAGTTTCACACGATTTAAAGTCGCCTTTACGTAGTATCCATTCTTTAATCAATTGGATAAAAGAAGAAAATGCGGATAACTTTACTATCGATACCAATAAATATTTTTCATTAATGGAAAATAAGGTCGAAAAGATGGACCATTTGATCGAAGGTATCTTAACATATTCTAAAATTGACAAAGGGGAAACTAAAAGTGAAAATGTAAATACCAACGATATTGTTTCTAGTATTATTGATATTATTCATATACCGGAGCACATCAAGGTACAAATCAATAATCAAATGCCAACGATCAAGGCAGATCGTTTTAGAATTCAACAAATGTTCCAAAACTTAATCGGGAACGCAGTTAATTACATTGATAAAAAAGAAGGTTTGGTCGAAATTGCCTCTGAAGAATTTGATAATTACTATGTTTTCTCTGTAAAAGATAATGGAGTAGGGATGCCAAAAGAGATTCATGCCCGTATTTTTGAAACCTTCAAAGCCTATACCACGAGTAAACATTCTACTGGTTTAGGTCTATCAATTGTCAAAAAAATTGTTCAATTTTACAAAGGTGAGATTTGGCTCGAAAGTGAAGTAGGTACTGGGACAACTTTCTTTGTGAAATTATACAAATAA
- a CDS encoding heme NO-binding domain-containing protein, whose protein sequence is MYGIVNKAIEDLVIANFGQEKWEAIHKRSGVAVDFFLSNEIYDDDVTYKIATAVSEEMDMSLSDVLIVFGEWWVVHTTKDKYPGLLESGGDNLRNFLVNLPNFHNRVMLIYPKLSPPEFKISNISVNGLHLHYFSKREGLQEFVRGILQGLGIIYETPVTLELIQSRNEGSSHEIFKINW, encoded by the coding sequence ATGTACGGAATCGTTAATAAAGCTATAGAAGACCTTGTAATAGCCAATTTTGGTCAAGAGAAATGGGAAGCAATTCATAAACGAAGTGGCGTTGCAGTTGATTTCTTTTTGAGTAATGAAATTTATGACGACGATGTAACCTACAAAATAGCCACCGCTGTATCAGAAGAAATGGACATGTCCTTGAGTGATGTCTTGATTGTTTTTGGTGAATGGTGGGTAGTGCATACAACCAAAGATAAATACCCAGGCTTATTAGAATCAGGTGGAGATAATTTACGTAACTTTTTGGTCAATTTACCTAACTTTCACAATAGGGTAATGTTGATCTATCCTAAGTTAAGTCCGCCAGAATTTAAAATTAGTAATATCAGTGTAAACGGTCTTCATTTGCATTATTTTTCTAAACGAGAAGGTTTGCAAGAGTTCGTTAGAGGTATTTTACAAGGATTAGGGATTATATACGAAACTCCAGTTACTTTAGAATTAATACAATCTAGAAATGAAGGTAGCTCACACGAAATATTCAAAATAAATTGGTAA
- a CDS encoding response regulator, with product MSKALNILLIEDDEIEVMKFNRVVGSMKVNHKIIEANNGEDAIEILKIKDVVPDIIVLDLNMPKINGIEFLGILKADDYLKYIPTIILSTSNNQKDLLECYRIGIAGYVIKPLKYDDYVERITKLIEYWSVNELITN from the coding sequence ATGAGCAAGGCACTAAACATACTATTAATAGAGGACGATGAGATTGAAGTAATGAAATTTAATCGTGTAGTCGGTTCGATGAAAGTCAACCACAAAATTATAGAAGCAAACAATGGAGAAGACGCGATTGAGATTTTGAAAATCAAAGACGTAGTTCCAGATATTATTGTATTGGATTTGAATATGCCAAAAATCAACGGGATTGAGTTCTTGGGTATTTTAAAAGCAGATGATTACCTTAAATATATACCGACAATTATATTGTCAACTTCAAACAATCAAAAAGATTTGTTGGAATGCTATAGAATTGGCATTGCAGGATATGTAATCAAGCCATTGAAATATGATGATTATGTAGAGAGAATTACAAAATTGATTGAATATTGGAGTGTAAACGAATTAATCACTAATTAA
- a CDS encoding MmcQ/YjbR family DNA-binding protein, which produces MNLERFYDYCLAKKGVTEHFPFDEKTLVFKVGQKMFALSSLQQWEQQQPAVNLKCNPERAQELRAEYESIVPGYHMSKVHWNTVYINQELDDAMVRDLIDHSYELVYGSLSKKIKAEMEVL; this is translated from the coding sequence ATGAATTTAGAACGTTTTTACGACTATTGTTTGGCAAAGAAAGGGGTGACAGAACATTTTCCATTCGATGAAAAAACTTTGGTTTTTAAAGTGGGACAAAAGATGTTTGCCTTGAGCTCTTTACAGCAATGGGAACAGCAACAACCAGCAGTAAATTTAAAATGTAATCCTGAGCGTGCACAGGAGCTGCGCGCCGAGTATGAGTCTATTGTGCCAGGCTATCACATGAGTAAAGTCCACTGGAACACGGTTTATATTAATCAAGAGCTTGACGATGCTATGGTTCGGGATTTAATTGACCATTCTTATGAGCTTGTTTATGGCAGTTTGTCCAAAAAAATAAAGGCAGAAATGGAAGTTTTGTAA
- the hemW gene encoding radical SAM family heme chaperone HemW, whose amino-acid sequence MSGIYIHIPFCKQACNYCDFHFSTSMKKKDEMVLAIAKEIRLRKNEGQNKDELSKVETIYFGGGTPSVLSLDEINFLIETVYTNYAVVDNPEITLEANPDDLSEERIIAFSKSKINRLSIGVQSFFEDDLKMMNRAHNSEEAIKCLAVATKYFDNISLDLIYGVPGMTNDKWQQNIETALSFGIPHISSYALTVEPKTALKKLIEIGQVAEPSDVVAQEHFMILVDTLEKNNFIHYELSNFGKENYFSKNNSSYWLGNKYIGVGPSAHSYDGKSRSWNIANNGLYLKSIQNDALPSEAEILSTADRYNEYVMTGLRTIWGVSLKRIESEFGTVYFEYIHKQAHKYLTDELLVVEDDILKPTKKGKFLTDGIASDLFYLDSND is encoded by the coding sequence ATGTCCGGAATCTATATCCACATCCCTTTCTGCAAGCAGGCTTGTAATTATTGCGACTTTCATTTTTCGACCTCTATGAAAAAGAAAGACGAAATGGTTTTGGCTATTGCCAAAGAAATTCGGTTGCGCAAAAATGAGGGGCAAAACAAGGACGAATTGTCGAAGGTTGAAACCATTTATTTTGGAGGAGGAACACCTTCCGTTTTGAGTTTAGACGAGATAAATTTTTTAATTGAAACAGTTTATACAAACTATGCTGTAGTCGATAATCCCGAAATCACTCTAGAAGCCAATCCCGATGATCTATCTGAAGAACGAATTATAGCTTTTTCGAAAAGTAAAATTAACAGATTAAGTATTGGTGTTCAGTCCTTTTTTGAAGATGATTTGAAGATGATGAATCGTGCACACAATTCAGAAGAAGCCATCAAATGTCTGGCAGTAGCCACAAAATATTTTGATAATATTTCGCTTGATTTGATTTATGGTGTACCTGGAATGACCAACGATAAATGGCAGCAAAATATCGAAACGGCTTTGAGTTTTGGCATTCCGCACATATCTAGTTATGCTTTAACTGTCGAGCCCAAAACGGCGCTCAAAAAATTGATAGAAATTGGTCAGGTTGCCGAACCTAGTGATGTAGTGGCTCAAGAGCACTTTATGATTTTGGTCGACACCTTAGAGAAAAATAATTTCATCCATTACGAACTCTCTAATTTCGGTAAAGAGAATTATTTTTCAAAAAACAATTCTAGCTATTGGTTGGGTAATAAATATATCGGTGTTGGTCCTTCTGCCCACAGCTATGACGGCAAATCGCGTAGTTGGAATATCGCTAATAATGGTTTATATCTCAAATCCATTCAAAATGATGCACTACCTAGTGAAGCGGAAATTCTATCCACTGCAGACCGCTACAATGAATATGTTATGACTGGATTACGTACGATTTGGGGTGTTTCTTTAAAACGAATTGAATCTGAATTCGGTACGGTTTATTTCGAATACATACACAAACAAGCACATAAGTACTTGACAGATGAATTGTTGGTTGTTGAAGACGATATTCTTAAACCTACCAAAAAAGGGAAGTTCTTAACAGACGGAATCGCAAGTGACTTGTTTTATTTAGATTCTAATGACTAG
- the ruvC gene encoding crossover junction endodeoxyribonuclease RuvC, with protein sequence MANERIILGIDPGTTIMGFGIIRVINKKMEFVQLNELQLSKYDNHYQKLKIIFERTIELIDTHNPDEIAIEAPFFGKNVQSMLKLGRAQGVAMAAGLSRDIPITEYEPKKIKMAVTGNGNASKEQVAKMLQQLLGLKELPKNLDSTDGLAAAVCHFFNSGKVIGEKSYSGWDAFVKNNESRVKK encoded by the coding sequence TTGGCAAACGAACGCATCATATTAGGGATTGACCCCGGAACCACAATCATGGGTTTTGGAATCATTCGCGTGATTAATAAAAAAATGGAATTTGTGCAACTCAATGAATTGCAACTTTCAAAATACGACAATCATTATCAAAAACTGAAGATAATTTTTGAACGCACGATCGAATTGATTGATACACACAATCCAGACGAAATTGCTATCGAAGCACCTTTTTTTGGTAAAAATGTGCAGTCAATGCTGAAACTAGGTCGCGCACAAGGTGTGGCTATGGCCGCGGGACTTTCGAGAGATATTCCGATCACAGAATACGAACCTAAGAAAATTAAAATGGCAGTAACCGGTAACGGAAATGCCAGCAAAGAACAAGTTGCCAAAATGCTACAACAACTTTTGGGTTTGAAAGAACTACCCAAAAACCTCGATTCAACCGATGGATTGGCAGCTGCAGTTTGTCACTTTTTCAATTCAGGAAAGGTCATTGGCGAAAAAAGCTATTCTGGTTGGGATGCTTTTGTAAAAAATAATGAATCTCGTGTAAAAAAATAG
- a CDS encoding lysylphosphatidylglycerol synthase domain-containing protein, with product MISISHKTKQFLVLLVKLLIVGGAFYFIYNQLANNDKLDWAQFITIFNKNKSVSGISFLLLLSVLNRYFEILKWQNLASFIKPISIAEATKQVLAALTAGIFTPNGVGEYAGKAMYYEKDETKQVIFLNLICNGIQMVLTVIIGLFGLLYFNANYNVITTQTVAIIFGILIVLFVVLFSIKKITIKGYSIEKLIHKINEIPKSIHQKNILLGICRYLVFSHQYYFLFLAFDVNMPYLIVMSAVTSVYFLASSLPTFQFLDFAVKGSVAIYFFGLLGVNEWIIIFVSTLMWFLNVVIPVVFGSFYVLNFKTSRITPTDT from the coding sequence ATGATTTCGATTTCACACAAAACTAAGCAATTCCTTGTACTTCTAGTCAAACTTTTGATTGTTGGTGGTGCTTTTTATTTTATATACAACCAGCTTGCCAACAATGACAAACTAGACTGGGCACAGTTTATCACCATTTTTAACAAAAATAAATCCGTTTCTGGAATTAGTTTTCTACTACTTTTGAGTGTATTAAACCGTTATTTTGAGATTTTAAAATGGCAAAATCTAGCTTCCTTTATCAAACCCATCTCGATTGCAGAAGCTACAAAACAAGTGTTAGCAGCCTTGACTGCTGGGATTTTCACACCCAATGGTGTAGGCGAATATGCTGGAAAAGCAATGTATTATGAGAAAGACGAAACCAAGCAAGTGATTTTTTTGAATCTAATATGTAACGGTATCCAAATGGTACTCACTGTAATCATAGGTTTGTTTGGGCTACTATATTTCAATGCCAATTACAACGTGATCACCACCCAAACCGTGGCGATAATTTTTGGTATACTAATCGTATTATTTGTTGTTTTATTTTCGATAAAAAAAATCACAATCAAAGGGTATTCTATCGAAAAACTAATTCATAAGATCAATGAAATTCCGAAGAGCATTCACCAAAAAAACATTCTTTTGGGCATTTGCAGATACCTTGTTTTTTCGCATCAATATTATTTTTTATTTCTAGCTTTTGATGTTAACATGCCTTATTTGATCGTAATGTCGGCGGTGACAAGTGTTTACTTCTTGGCGTCATCCTTGCCTACTTTTCAGTTTTTAGATTTTGCTGTAAAAGGAAGTGTAGCCATCTATTTTTTCGGACTTCTTGGCGTGAACGAATGGATAATCATTTTTGTCTCTACCTTAATGTGGTTCTTAAACGTAGTGATTCCGGTAGTTTTTGGTAGTTTTTATGTTCTAAATTTTAAAACATCTCGCATCACTCCAACCGATACTTAA